Proteins from one Camelina sativa cultivar DH55 chromosome 8, Cs, whole genome shotgun sequence genomic window:
- the LOC104708856 gene encoding E3 ubiquitin-protein ligase UPL4 isoform X2, producing MGDFTRLTVSTSHLLQRVAISTVVNICRKLPSESPSPFMDAVPILCNILQYEDRQLVENVAICLTKIADQVSESPAMLDQLCRHGLIHQSTHLLNLNSRTTLSQPVYNGVIGLLRKLSSGSTLAFRTLYELNIGYRLKEIMSTYDISHSVSSTHVINACSSNQVHEVLKLVIELLPASSVEDNQLALEKESFLVNQPDLLQQFGTDMVPVMIQVLNSGATVYVSYGCLSAIHKLTCLSKSGDLVKLLKNANISSVLAGILSRKDHHVVVVALQLAEVLLEKYSDTFLNSFIKEGVFFAIEALLNSDRAQQNPVSGFIQGSSDLSQKPATKEIVKCLCQSFGKSLSSSLQTCKIDTDTVNILATRIKESFFGPEVFNSEKGLTDVLQDLKVLSEALSALMTVPIDAHVLHDEKFFSIWNQIRERLNGRESVSTFEFTESGVVKSLADYLSNGLYQRKLSKGDPECDTLPFVGKRFEVFTRLLWSDGEATPSVLIEKLQNSLSSLENFPIVLSQFLKQRNSFAAIPNGRCTTYPCLRVRFQKAEGETTLRDYSQDFVTVDPLCYFDAVNQYMWPKVNLEPVESVEAKDQAIECQSSQLQSTSISCQGESSSPMEIDSAPSDAPQFQGSQVEDQMQLPVLSSGSEQQKASSSEKEDALPRLLFRLEGLELDRSLTVYQAILLHKLKSESETTNGSKLSGPHYITYERAAQLGDSSKNLVPPESIEDDEYRSFLSYLFYHRLALRLKGSSPPAYDILFLLKSLEGMNRYLFHLISLGRITAFGEGRLENLDDLMVLVRPVAHSEFVSSKLTEKLEQQLRDSFAVSTCGLPPWFNDLMDSCPFLFSFEVKSKYFRLAAFGSQKIHHHPQHLSNSNGEGRPVTGSLPRKKFLACREKILESAAKMMELYGNQKVVIEVEYSEEVGTGLGPTLEFYTLVSRAFQNPELGMWRSDCSSLVGKPSEHSGVLASPSGLFPRPWSGTSAASSDVLQKFVLLGTVVAKALQDGRVLDLPFSKAFYKLILGQELSSFDIHFVDPALCKTLVELQALARRRKVFAEAQGNSRAAKCDLSFHGTKIEDLCLEFALPGYTDYDLAPHSDNDMVNLDNLEEYIKAIVNATVYSGIQKQVEAFRSGFNQVFPIEHLRIFDEEELETMLCGERDLFNMNEVLDHIKFDHGYTSSSPPVENLLEILHEFDKEQQRAFLQFVTGSPRLPHGGLASLNPKLTIVRKHGSDSSETDLPSVMTCANYLKLPPYSSKEKMKEKLMYAITEGQGSFHLS from the exons ATGG GTGACTTTACAAGACTTACCGTTTCAACATCGCATTTGCTTCAGAGAGTCGCAATTTCTACTGTGGTCAATATATGTAGGAAGCTTCCATCTGAGTCTCCCTCGCCTTTCATGGATGCTGTTcctatattatgtaatattcttCAATACGAAGATCGACAG TTGGTTGAGAATGTGGCTATTTGCTTGACAAAAATAGCAGATCAAGTTAGTGAGTCACCTGCAATGTTGGATCAACTGTGTCGTCATGGACTAATTCATCAATCAACACATCTCTTAAACTTGAATAGCCGCACTACCCTGTCTCAACCTGTTTACAAT GGTGTGATTGGATTGCTGAGAAAACTTTCTTCTGGTTCAACTTTAGCTTTCAGAACGTTATACGAACTTAACATTGGCTACAGATTAAAAGAAATCATGTCAACGTATGACATTTCTCATTCAGTGTCTTCTACACATGTTATCAATGCATGCTCCTCCAATCAg GTGCATGAAGTCTTGAAGTTGGTAATTGAGCTTCTTCCAGCTTCATCCGTTGAGGATAATCAGCTGGCATTGGAAAAGGAAAGTTTTCTTGTCAATCAGCCTGATCTTTTGCAACAATTTGGAACTGACATGGTTCCTGTTATGATTCAG GTGCTAAACTCTGGAGCTACCGTATATGTTTCTTATGGTTGCCTATCAGCAATTCACAAGCTGACTTGCTTGAGTAAGTCAGGCGATCTTGTCAAGTTGCTTAAGAACGCCAACATTTCAAG TGTTTTGGCTGGTATCTTGTCGAGGAAGGATCATCATGTGGTTGTAGTAGCATTGCAGCTGGCAGAAGTGCTTCTTGAGAAATACAGTGATACTTTTTTGAATTCCTTTATTAAGGAAGGTGTTTTTTTCGCTATTGAAGCACTTTTAAATTCTGATAGAGCGCAACAAAATCCGGTATCTGGTTTCATTCAGGGATCATCTGACCTTTCACAAAAGCCTGCTACGAAAGAGATTGTGAAATGCTTGTGCCAATCCTTTGGAAAATCACTATCCTCTTCTTTACAAACATGTAAGATTGACACTGATACTGTCAACATTCTTGCAACACGTATCAAGGAGAGTTTCTTTGGACCTGAGGTATTCAACTCTGAGAAAGGCTTGACAGATGTCCTTCAAGACCTCAAGGTATTGTCGGAAGCACTTAGCGCTTTGATGACTGTACCCATTGATGCACATGTCCTGCATGATGAGAAATTCTTCTCAATATGGAACCAAATCAGGGAAAGGCTGAATGGAAGGGAATCTGTGTCCACTTTTGAATTTACAGAGAGTGGAGTTGTAAAGTCACTGGCTGATTATCTCTCTAATGGACTCTATCAACGGAAACTTAGCAAAGGGGATCCTGAATGTGATACTTTACCGTTTGTTGGTAAGAGATTTGAGGTGTTCACAAGATTACTTTGGTCTGATGGTGAGGCAACTCCATCCGTGTTAATAGAGAAGCTCCAAAATTCCTTATCTTCTCTGGAAAACTTCCCAATCGTCTTAAGTCAATTCTTGAAGCAAAGGAACTCATTTGCAGCTATTCCGAATGGGCGTTGCACAACTTATCCATGCCTAAGAGTTCGTTTTCAGAAAGCAGAGGGGGAGACGACTTTGCGTGATTACTCCCAAGACTTTGTTACTGTTGACCCACTGTGCTATTTCGATGCTGTCAATCAATACATGTGGCCTAAAGTGAATTTAGAACCAGTAGAGTCTGTGGAAGCAAAAGATCAAGCTATAGAATGCCAATCTTCTCAGTTGCAGTCAACTTCAATATCTTGTCAAGGTGAAAGCTCAAGTCCTATGGAGATTGACAGTGCACCTTCTGATGCACCTCAGTTTCAG GGATCTCAAGTGGAAGATCAGATGCAGCTTCCAGTGCTGTCTAGTGGTTCAGAACAACAAAAAGCTTCCTCCTCTGAAAAGGAGGATGCGCTGCCTAGACTTTTGTTTCGTCTCGAAGGGCTTGAACTAGACCGCTCTTTGACTGTATACCAGGCTATTCTCTTGCACAAACTTAAATCAGAAAGTGAAACTACCAACGGTTCAAAGCTTAGTGGACCCCACTACATCACTTATGAAAGGGCTGCACAACTTGGGGATTCTAGTAAAAATCTGGTTCCACCCGAATCTATAGAAGACGACGAGTATCGCTCGTTCTTATCCTACTTGTTTTACCATAGACTAGCTTTGCGCCTCAAGGGGTCAAGTCCTCCTGCCTATGACATATTGTTCCTGCTTAAGAGTCTGGAGGGCATGAACAGATATCTTTTTCACCTGATTTCTCTTGGGAGGATTACTGCTTTTGGCGAAGGTAGGCTGGAGAATTTGGATGATCTGATGGTGCTAGTTCGTCCTGTGGCACATTCTGAATTTGTTAGCAGTAAGCTTACAGAGAAGTTAGAGCAGCAGCTTCGTGATTCTTTTGCTGTGTCAACTTGCGGTCTGCCACCATGGTTTAATGATCTAATGGATTCATGTCCATTTCTGTTTAGTTTTGAAGTCAAATCAAAATACTTCCGACTTGCAGCCTTTGGTTCACAGAAAATCCACCATCACCCACAGCACCTTAGCAATTCAAATGGTGAAGGGCGCCCAGTAACTGGCAGTTTACCGCGTAAAAAGTTCTTAGCTTGCCGTGAAAAAATTCTAGAGTCTGCTGCAAAAATGATGGAGTTATACGGCAACCAGAAGGTGGTCATTGAGGTTGAATACAGTGAAGAAGTCGGAACTGGTCTTGGGCCAACGCTGGAGTTCTATACGCTAGTCAGTAGGGCATTTCAAAATCCGGAACTTGGTATGTGGAGGAGTGATTGTAGTTCCTTGGTTGGAAAGCCAAGCGAACACTCAGGGGTTTTGGCCTCTCCTTCAGGACTCTTTCCACGCCCTTGGTCAGGTACATCAGCTGCTTCTTCAGATGTGCTGCAGAAATTTGTTCTACTGGGGACAGTGGTAGCAAAGGCTCTACAAGATGGACGAGTCTTAGACCTTCCTTTTTCCAAAGCCTTCTATAAACTAATCCTCGGACAG GAGTTGAGTTCATTTGACATCCACTTTGTTGACCCTGCACTTTGTAAAACACTGGTGGAATTGCAAGCTCTGGCCCGTAGGAGAAAGGTTTTCGCAGAAGCACAGGGTAATTCTCGAGCAGCCAAGTGTGATTTAAGTTTCCATGGAACAAAAATTGAGGACCTTTGTCTTGAATTTGCGTTGCCTGGCTACACGGACTATGATCTCGCTCCCCATTCTGATAATGATATG GTAAATTTGGATAACCTCGAGGAATATATCAAGGCTATTGTCAATGCCACAGTATATAGTGGGATCCAAAAACAGGTTGAAGCATTTCGGTCTGGATTTAACCAA GTTTTCCCTATTGAACATCTTCGGATTTTCGATGAAGAGGAGCTGGAAACAATGTTGTGTGGAGAACGCGATCTTTTTAAT ATGAATGAAGTCTTGGATCACATCAAGTTTGATCATGGATATACTTCTAGCAGCCCACCAGttgaaaat TTATTGGAGATTCTGCATGAGTTTGACAAGGAGCAACAACGAGCGTTTCTGCAATTCGTAACAGGATCTCCCCGGCTACCTCATGGCGGTTTAGCATCTCTCAATCCTAAACTAACAATTGTCCGCAAG CATGGTAGCGATTCTTCAGAGACTGACCTGCCTAGTGTGATGACATGCGCCAATTATCTGAAGCTTCCACCTTATTCTTCCAAA gagaagatgaaggagaaacTGATGTATGCCATAACTGAAGGTCAAGGTTCCTTCCATCTCTCTTAA
- the LOC104708856 gene encoding E3 ubiquitin-protein ligase UPL4 isoform X1, whose translation MENRGQKRMEVVEELPADKRACNSQDFRPSTSGSSVQAQDNGATSPGHDQVDADMDTSSSASPSSRSDEEEQDKESDEEEQDKEDSDYGSCDSDEEEDSRHRVLEEYQRGRSSDDQGKLKSLLSTLSGETDPSGQLSGLTELCEVLSFCTEESLSDTMADKLSPVLVNLAKHENNADIMLLAIRAITYLCDVYPPSVALLVRHETIPALCQRLLTIEYLDVAEQCLQALEKISRDQPVACLNAGAIMAVLSFIDFFSTSIQRVAISTVVNICRKLPSESPSPFMDAVPILCNILQYEDRQLVENVAICLTKIADQVSESPAMLDQLCRHGLIHQSTHLLNLNSRTTLSQPVYNGVIGLLRKLSSGSTLAFRTLYELNIGYRLKEIMSTYDISHSVSSTHVINACSSNQVHEVLKLVIELLPASSVEDNQLALEKESFLVNQPDLLQQFGTDMVPVMIQVLNSGATVYVSYGCLSAIHKLTCLSKSGDLVKLLKNANISSVLAGILSRKDHHVVVVALQLAEVLLEKYSDTFLNSFIKEGVFFAIEALLNSDRAQQNPVSGFIQGSSDLSQKPATKEIVKCLCQSFGKSLSSSLQTCKIDTDTVNILATRIKESFFGPEVFNSEKGLTDVLQDLKVLSEALSALMTVPIDAHVLHDEKFFSIWNQIRERLNGRESVSTFEFTESGVVKSLADYLSNGLYQRKLSKGDPECDTLPFVGKRFEVFTRLLWSDGEATPSVLIEKLQNSLSSLENFPIVLSQFLKQRNSFAAIPNGRCTTYPCLRVRFQKAEGETTLRDYSQDFVTVDPLCYFDAVNQYMWPKVNLEPVESVEAKDQAIECQSSQLQSTSISCQGESSSPMEIDSAPSDAPQFQGSQVEDQMQLPVLSSGSEQQKASSSEKEDALPRLLFRLEGLELDRSLTVYQAILLHKLKSESETTNGSKLSGPHYITYERAAQLGDSSKNLVPPESIEDDEYRSFLSYLFYHRLALRLKGSSPPAYDILFLLKSLEGMNRYLFHLISLGRITAFGEGRLENLDDLMVLVRPVAHSEFVSSKLTEKLEQQLRDSFAVSTCGLPPWFNDLMDSCPFLFSFEVKSKYFRLAAFGSQKIHHHPQHLSNSNGEGRPVTGSLPRKKFLACREKILESAAKMMELYGNQKVVIEVEYSEEVGTGLGPTLEFYTLVSRAFQNPELGMWRSDCSSLVGKPSEHSGVLASPSGLFPRPWSGTSAASSDVLQKFVLLGTVVAKALQDGRVLDLPFSKAFYKLILGQELSSFDIHFVDPALCKTLVELQALARRRKVFAEAQGNSRAAKCDLSFHGTKIEDLCLEFALPGYTDYDLAPHSDNDMVNLDNLEEYIKAIVNATVYSGIQKQVEAFRSGFNQVFPIEHLRIFDEEELETMLCGERDLFNMNEVLDHIKFDHGYTSSSPPVENLLEILHEFDKEQQRAFLQFVTGSPRLPHGGLASLNPKLTIVRKHGSDSSETDLPSVMTCANYLKLPPYSSKEKMKEKLMYAITEGQGSFHLS comes from the exons ATGGAGAACAGAGGCCAGAAACGAATGGAGGTTGTGGAAGAGTTACCTGCTGATAAGAGAGCTTGTAACTCACAGGATTTCAGGCCAAGCACATCTGGATCATCTGTTCAGGCTCAAGATAACGGTGCCACCAGTCCAGGACATGATCAGGTTGACGCCGATATGGATACTTCTTCATCTGCTTCCCCTTCGAGTcgatcagatgaagaagaacaagataaggaatcagatgaagaagaacaagataaGGAGGATTCTGACTATGGATCCTGCGATtctgatgaggaagaagattccAGACATAGGGTGCTTGAGGAGTATCAGAGAGGGAGATCATCTGATGATCAAGGGAAATTGAAGTCTCTTTTGTCCACTTTGAGTGGAGAAACCGATCCTTCAGGGCAGTTATCCGGGCTTACTGAGTTATGCGaagttttgtcattttgtaCTGAAGAGTCCCTGTCCGACACAATGGCCGACAAGCTCTCACCGGTGCTTGTAAATTTAGCTAAGCATGAGAACAATGCTGATATTATGCTGCTCGCCATTAGAGCTATTACTTACTTGTGTGATGTTTATCCGCCTTCAGTAGCACTACTTGTAAGACATGAGACTATTCCTGCTCTCTGTCAAAGACTGTTGACTATCGAGTACTTGGACGTTGCTGAGCAG TGTTTGCAAGCGCTTGAGAAAATATCCCGAGATCAGCCAGTAGCCTGCTTGAATGCTGGAGCAATTATGGCAGTGCTTTCTTTTATCGATTTCTTCTCAACAAGTATACAG AGAGTCGCAATTTCTACTGTGGTCAATATATGTAGGAAGCTTCCATCTGAGTCTCCCTCGCCTTTCATGGATGCTGTTcctatattatgtaatattcttCAATACGAAGATCGACAG TTGGTTGAGAATGTGGCTATTTGCTTGACAAAAATAGCAGATCAAGTTAGTGAGTCACCTGCAATGTTGGATCAACTGTGTCGTCATGGACTAATTCATCAATCAACACATCTCTTAAACTTGAATAGCCGCACTACCCTGTCTCAACCTGTTTACAAT GGTGTGATTGGATTGCTGAGAAAACTTTCTTCTGGTTCAACTTTAGCTTTCAGAACGTTATACGAACTTAACATTGGCTACAGATTAAAAGAAATCATGTCAACGTATGACATTTCTCATTCAGTGTCTTCTACACATGTTATCAATGCATGCTCCTCCAATCAg GTGCATGAAGTCTTGAAGTTGGTAATTGAGCTTCTTCCAGCTTCATCCGTTGAGGATAATCAGCTGGCATTGGAAAAGGAAAGTTTTCTTGTCAATCAGCCTGATCTTTTGCAACAATTTGGAACTGACATGGTTCCTGTTATGATTCAG GTGCTAAACTCTGGAGCTACCGTATATGTTTCTTATGGTTGCCTATCAGCAATTCACAAGCTGACTTGCTTGAGTAAGTCAGGCGATCTTGTCAAGTTGCTTAAGAACGCCAACATTTCAAG TGTTTTGGCTGGTATCTTGTCGAGGAAGGATCATCATGTGGTTGTAGTAGCATTGCAGCTGGCAGAAGTGCTTCTTGAGAAATACAGTGATACTTTTTTGAATTCCTTTATTAAGGAAGGTGTTTTTTTCGCTATTGAAGCACTTTTAAATTCTGATAGAGCGCAACAAAATCCGGTATCTGGTTTCATTCAGGGATCATCTGACCTTTCACAAAAGCCTGCTACGAAAGAGATTGTGAAATGCTTGTGCCAATCCTTTGGAAAATCACTATCCTCTTCTTTACAAACATGTAAGATTGACACTGATACTGTCAACATTCTTGCAACACGTATCAAGGAGAGTTTCTTTGGACCTGAGGTATTCAACTCTGAGAAAGGCTTGACAGATGTCCTTCAAGACCTCAAGGTATTGTCGGAAGCACTTAGCGCTTTGATGACTGTACCCATTGATGCACATGTCCTGCATGATGAGAAATTCTTCTCAATATGGAACCAAATCAGGGAAAGGCTGAATGGAAGGGAATCTGTGTCCACTTTTGAATTTACAGAGAGTGGAGTTGTAAAGTCACTGGCTGATTATCTCTCTAATGGACTCTATCAACGGAAACTTAGCAAAGGGGATCCTGAATGTGATACTTTACCGTTTGTTGGTAAGAGATTTGAGGTGTTCACAAGATTACTTTGGTCTGATGGTGAGGCAACTCCATCCGTGTTAATAGAGAAGCTCCAAAATTCCTTATCTTCTCTGGAAAACTTCCCAATCGTCTTAAGTCAATTCTTGAAGCAAAGGAACTCATTTGCAGCTATTCCGAATGGGCGTTGCACAACTTATCCATGCCTAAGAGTTCGTTTTCAGAAAGCAGAGGGGGAGACGACTTTGCGTGATTACTCCCAAGACTTTGTTACTGTTGACCCACTGTGCTATTTCGATGCTGTCAATCAATACATGTGGCCTAAAGTGAATTTAGAACCAGTAGAGTCTGTGGAAGCAAAAGATCAAGCTATAGAATGCCAATCTTCTCAGTTGCAGTCAACTTCAATATCTTGTCAAGGTGAAAGCTCAAGTCCTATGGAGATTGACAGTGCACCTTCTGATGCACCTCAGTTTCAG GGATCTCAAGTGGAAGATCAGATGCAGCTTCCAGTGCTGTCTAGTGGTTCAGAACAACAAAAAGCTTCCTCCTCTGAAAAGGAGGATGCGCTGCCTAGACTTTTGTTTCGTCTCGAAGGGCTTGAACTAGACCGCTCTTTGACTGTATACCAGGCTATTCTCTTGCACAAACTTAAATCAGAAAGTGAAACTACCAACGGTTCAAAGCTTAGTGGACCCCACTACATCACTTATGAAAGGGCTGCACAACTTGGGGATTCTAGTAAAAATCTGGTTCCACCCGAATCTATAGAAGACGACGAGTATCGCTCGTTCTTATCCTACTTGTTTTACCATAGACTAGCTTTGCGCCTCAAGGGGTCAAGTCCTCCTGCCTATGACATATTGTTCCTGCTTAAGAGTCTGGAGGGCATGAACAGATATCTTTTTCACCTGATTTCTCTTGGGAGGATTACTGCTTTTGGCGAAGGTAGGCTGGAGAATTTGGATGATCTGATGGTGCTAGTTCGTCCTGTGGCACATTCTGAATTTGTTAGCAGTAAGCTTACAGAGAAGTTAGAGCAGCAGCTTCGTGATTCTTTTGCTGTGTCAACTTGCGGTCTGCCACCATGGTTTAATGATCTAATGGATTCATGTCCATTTCTGTTTAGTTTTGAAGTCAAATCAAAATACTTCCGACTTGCAGCCTTTGGTTCACAGAAAATCCACCATCACCCACAGCACCTTAGCAATTCAAATGGTGAAGGGCGCCCAGTAACTGGCAGTTTACCGCGTAAAAAGTTCTTAGCTTGCCGTGAAAAAATTCTAGAGTCTGCTGCAAAAATGATGGAGTTATACGGCAACCAGAAGGTGGTCATTGAGGTTGAATACAGTGAAGAAGTCGGAACTGGTCTTGGGCCAACGCTGGAGTTCTATACGCTAGTCAGTAGGGCATTTCAAAATCCGGAACTTGGTATGTGGAGGAGTGATTGTAGTTCCTTGGTTGGAAAGCCAAGCGAACACTCAGGGGTTTTGGCCTCTCCTTCAGGACTCTTTCCACGCCCTTGGTCAGGTACATCAGCTGCTTCTTCAGATGTGCTGCAGAAATTTGTTCTACTGGGGACAGTGGTAGCAAAGGCTCTACAAGATGGACGAGTCTTAGACCTTCCTTTTTCCAAAGCCTTCTATAAACTAATCCTCGGACAG GAGTTGAGTTCATTTGACATCCACTTTGTTGACCCTGCACTTTGTAAAACACTGGTGGAATTGCAAGCTCTGGCCCGTAGGAGAAAGGTTTTCGCAGAAGCACAGGGTAATTCTCGAGCAGCCAAGTGTGATTTAAGTTTCCATGGAACAAAAATTGAGGACCTTTGTCTTGAATTTGCGTTGCCTGGCTACACGGACTATGATCTCGCTCCCCATTCTGATAATGATATG GTAAATTTGGATAACCTCGAGGAATATATCAAGGCTATTGTCAATGCCACAGTATATAGTGGGATCCAAAAACAGGTTGAAGCATTTCGGTCTGGATTTAACCAA GTTTTCCCTATTGAACATCTTCGGATTTTCGATGAAGAGGAGCTGGAAACAATGTTGTGTGGAGAACGCGATCTTTTTAAT ATGAATGAAGTCTTGGATCACATCAAGTTTGATCATGGATATACTTCTAGCAGCCCACCAGttgaaaat TTATTGGAGATTCTGCATGAGTTTGACAAGGAGCAACAACGAGCGTTTCTGCAATTCGTAACAGGATCTCCCCGGCTACCTCATGGCGGTTTAGCATCTCTCAATCCTAAACTAACAATTGTCCGCAAG CATGGTAGCGATTCTTCAGAGACTGACCTGCCTAGTGTGATGACATGCGCCAATTATCTGAAGCTTCCACCTTATTCTTCCAAA gagaagatgaaggagaaacTGATGTATGCCATAACTGAAGGTCAAGGTTCCTTCCATCTCTCTTAA